A segment of the Prochlorococcus sp. RS04 genome:
AATTTGCAACAAATTATGTGAAACTTCAGAAACTTAATAATTTTGATAAAAGAATTTGTTTAGTAATAAGTAATTATCCTGTAAAGAACGGAAGAATCGGTAATGGAGTTGGTCTAAATACACCATCTTCAATAATAAATATTCTAAATTGGTTAAAAGAAGAAGGTTATGACCTTGGATCTTGTAATTTTCCTCAAGATTCTTCGGAATTAATGTCAATGCTTATAAAAACTAGAACTAATGATATTGAATCTCAAAATAATAAACCATTAGATTATTTACCACTTAGTGAATATTTAAATTATTGGAATTATTTAGAACATGATCCCAAAAATATTATTGTTAGTCGTTGGGGTAAACCATCTGATGCGATCGATTTAGATAATAAAGGCTTCTCAATAAATGGTATTAGATTTGGAAAAATAACATTATTGATTCAACCTCAAAGAGGTTATGACGCTTTCACTGATAGAGATATTCATTCTCCCGATCTTCCACCTCCCCATAGATATTTAGCACAATATTTTTGGATTGAAAAAGTTTTTAATGCAAATGCTATGTGCCATATTGGTAAACATGGGACTCTTGAATGGTTACCTGGTAAATCTATAGGTTTAAGCAATAAATGTTTTCCAAATATTATTTGTCCCGCAATACCAAACATATATCCCTTTATCGTAAATGATCCTGGAGAAGGATCCCAAGCTAAAAGAAGAACTGCTGCAACAATTATTGATCATTTAACCCCCCCTTTGGATAGGTCAGAATTATATGGAAAATATTCAACATTAGAATATTATTTAGACGAATATTTTGAAGCAAAATTATTAAATTCTAATCGGATTGAAATAATAGAAAAATCCATTTTTGAATTAATTAAAAAAGATTTTAGCGAAATTACTTTAAAGAATAATAATAATCATATAGAAGAAATTGATTCCTTTCTTTGCAAAATTAAAGAATCTCAAATTAGGACAGGTTTGCATATTTTTGGCAATCGGCAGAATGAGATTAATGAAATAAATTTATTCTTGTGTATTGCGAGAGTACCAAATGCCAACCGAATTGGTGTTATTCAATATATAGCAAAACATTTAAAACTAGATTTGAATCCTTGGACAAATCAATATGATCAAATGTTAAGTGAAAAGGATAAAAAAATATTATTGAATTTTTCCAACAAAAACATTTTAAACTTTAGAATGGCTATTGATTTTCTGGAACAACAAGCAAAGTATTTAATATATTTGTTTTTTTACAAGAAGAATACCAATATAAAAAATCTAGAAAAATATAAAAATCAGAAAATAATAGACTATTTCTTTAATGAAAAGAAACATAATAAGTATTTTTTATTATTAAAAAAAGAGATTCTATATCCAATCATTAATTCTTCATATAATGAGAAATTATCATTTATTAATTCATTAAATGGACAATATGTAAAAAGTGGTCCATCAGGAGCCCCTACGAGAGGTAAAACCGAAACTTTACCCACTGGTAAAAATTTCTTTTCAGTTGATTCGAGAGGACTGCCAACTGAATCAGCATGGAGTGTTGGCTGTCAGTCCGCTTCACAAATACTTGATTTATACAAACAAGATAATGGAGAAGATTTAAAAAATATAGCAATATCTGTATGGGCAACATCCACAATGAGAAATGGTGGTGAAGACATTTGTCAAATACTATATTTATTAGGAGTACAGCCTATTTGGGATGGGCCTTCAAGAAGAGTAGTTGATCTAGAAATCATTCCTTTATCTGTTCTCGAAAGACCAAGGGTTGATGTTACTTTAAGGATTTCGGGAATGTTTAGAGATGCATTTCCACAGTTAGTTAAATTAACTTCTAAAGCAATAAATCTTGTTTCTAATCTTAATGAGGATAATAAATTTAACCCTCTTGCTGGGGCATCAAGGGAAGGTAATTCAATTAATCGTATATTTGGGTCAGCGCCAGGTTCATATGGAGCTGGTCTGCAAGAACTAATTTCAAATTCTAATTGGGATAATATTGATGATTTTGGAGAATCTTTTCTTAATTGGAGTAAGTGGATTTATAGTGATAATCTTGAACCTATAGAGGATAAAAAATCATTAGAAAATGCTCTTAAAAATGTACAGTTAGTTGTTCATAACCAAGATAATAAGGAACATGATATTTTAGATTCCGATGATTATTATCAGTTTCAGGGCGGATTATCTTCAGCAGTAAAGAAATTGAGCGGTAAATTACCTGAAATGTATCATGGCGATTTATCAAAATATGGATTGTCTAAAATATCAAAATTACAAGATGAAATTAATAAAGTTGTTATATCAAGAATACTTAACCCTAAATGGATAAATGGAATGAAGGATAATGGTTATAAAGGAGCGTTTGAATTTTCTGCTACACTAGATTACTTATATGCTTTTGATGCTTCTACTGAAGTAGTCTCAGATTGGTGTTATGAGGAAGTTTATAAATCATGGTTATGTGATCTGGATCTTAAGAATTTTTTTCTAGAGAATAATCCATGGGCTTTAAGAGATATTGCACAAAGATTTCTTGAAATTGTCAATAGAAAAATGTGGAATAATTGTTCATCAGATGTCATTGAGAATTTAAAGAATATACTTATTAATACTGATTCAATCATTGAAAAAAACGAATTCTGAATTATCTACCTAATAGCGAAAGTCCATGACTATCTGTTCCGCATGTTTTTAGCATTGAATATTTATCTGCTAATTTATCTATTTCTGAACATACAAATAAACTAGGATTCCATACTTCATTAAGTTCATAATCGTACCAAACCTCTATTCCATCAATACCTTGTATTTTGGCCTCGGGAATTAATTTATAAAAGGGAATCCTGTATCTCGCTGGATGTGCAAGAAATGATAAACCACCAGCTAAATTTATTGCTTTAATAACTGATTTAATATTTAAATCATTACCTATTGGTGACTCTCCAAGGATGTATGGATTTAGATATTTACTTTTTATATCTATTCCCAATCCAATTACATGTACTAAACATCCTAGAATCAAACAATTAATTTCTATTCCCGAAATTAATGTAAAAGAATCTTTAGGATAATTTTTGAGTATATTATTTTTTTTTATATATTCATGAGCTTTAATTGTATGATGATCGGTTATTGATAAAAATTTCAAGTTATTTTTATAAGCTTGTTCTAAAAGTTCATATGGTTCTAGACTTCCATCACTAAATTTTGTATGACAGTGAAAATTAATATTTTTAGGACAACTATTTTTATTAATATTAGAAGTTAATTTTACTAAGTCTTCCCTATTCATTACTTAATGAATTTTCATTTTTTTTTCTAATCTTTGCATATAATTGTATTGAAGCCAACATAAAAATAATTAGTCCAACTACACTCCATGAAGCAACACTAGTTGGAAAATTATTTTTAAAAATAACTAAAAGTACGATTATAAATAATAATAAAGTAGGCAATTCATTTAATAATCTAAGGTTTTTTGCTGAAATGGTTGAAGCGCCATTTTGTAATGAATACATTATTTTATAACAATAAGAATGATAAATTACTAATGCTAAAACAAAAGAAATTTTAATTTGTAACCACTTCTCACTTAACCAACTTGGTTGCATAATAACCATGCATATAGCCATACTTAAAGCTAATATCATCCCAGGTGTTGTGATTATATTAGCCAGCCTTTTTTCCATCAAGGTGTATTGTTTATTAAAGGCAATTTTTAATTCTTTATCCATATTTTTGGATTCTTCATGGTATATAAAAAGCCTTACTAAATAAAAAAGTCCCGCAAACCAAACGATT
Coding sequences within it:
- the cobN gene encoding cobaltochelatase subunit CobN, producing MHRILNVAGNEKNKDDLIEQPAADFIFITSVKADLNLISNLLLEKEFASLKNNIRALEISNLNSSAQIDNYLLKTINYAKVVVLRIFGDKGTWNYGIEQLLNWQAVNKKRKLVILSGTIDQEISLCEISSIDKNIALNISRLLRSGGLENYRKFLNCLNYLVVDEKLIPDDFLNITFYADPYLYDWKNEKGEKIGIISYKSLFLANEIEVNEKLNLQLRKCGLSPKTFFISTLKDHLIQKKLIGIFKKEDIKLIITTTSFSSSQIKNNDLIENSTNIFTSLKIPILQLLSSNRSRKKWLNSSIGMNSSDLLMQIIIPEFDGRITTCPSAFKEIISKKNTLYSEITSYKADQVGIQWISKFATNYVKLQKLNNFDKRICLVISNYPVKNGRIGNGVGLNTPSSIINILNWLKEEGYDLGSCNFPQDSSELMSMLIKTRTNDIESQNNKPLDYLPLSEYLNYWNYLEHDPKNIIVSRWGKPSDAIDLDNKGFSINGIRFGKITLLIQPQRGYDAFTDRDIHSPDLPPPHRYLAQYFWIEKVFNANAMCHIGKHGTLEWLPGKSIGLSNKCFPNIICPAIPNIYPFIVNDPGEGSQAKRRTAATIIDHLTPPLDRSELYGKYSTLEYYLDEYFEAKLLNSNRIEIIEKSIFELIKKDFSEITLKNNNNHIEEIDSFLCKIKESQIRTGLHIFGNRQNEINEINLFLCIARVPNANRIGVIQYIAKHLKLDLNPWTNQYDQMLSEKDKKILLNFSNKNILNFRMAIDFLEQQAKYLIYLFFYKKNTNIKNLEKYKNQKIIDYFFNEKKHNKYFLLLKKEILYPIINSSYNEKLSFINSLNGQYVKSGPSGAPTRGKTETLPTGKNFFSVDSRGLPTESAWSVGCQSASQILDLYKQDNGEDLKNIAISVWATSTMRNGGEDICQILYLLGVQPIWDGPSRRVVDLEIIPLSVLERPRVDVTLRISGMFRDAFPQLVKLTSKAINLVSNLNEDNKFNPLAGASREGNSINRIFGSAPGSYGAGLQELISNSNWDNIDDFGESFLNWSKWIYSDNLEPIEDKKSLENALKNVQLVVHNQDNKEHDILDSDDYYQFQGGLSSAVKKLSGKLPEMYHGDLSKYGLSKISKLQDEINKVVISRILNPKWINGMKDNGYKGAFEFSATLDYLYAFDASTEVVSDWCYEEVYKSWLCDLDLKNFFLENNPWALRDIAQRFLEIVNRKMWNNCSSDVIENLKNILINTDSIIEKNEF
- a CDS encoding PHP domain-containing protein, producing MNREDLVKLTSNINKNSCPKNINFHCHTKFSDGSLEPYELLEQAYKNNLKFLSITDHHTIKAHEYIKKNNILKNYPKDSFTLISGIEINCLILGCLVHVIGLGIDIKSKYLNPYILGESPIGNDLNIKSVIKAINLAGGLSFLAHPARYRIPFYKLIPEAKIQGIDGIEVWYDYELNEVWNPSLFVCSEIDKLADKYSMLKTCGTDSHGLSLLGR
- the hemJ gene encoding protoporphyrinogen oxidase HemJ yields the protein MTAEAYLWFKSLHIMGVIVWFAGLFYLVRLFIYHEESKNMDKELKIAFNKQYTLMEKRLANIITTPGMILALSMAICMVIMQPSWLSEKWLQIKISFVLALVIYHSYCYKIMYSLQNGASTISAKNLRLLNELPTLLLFIIVLLVIFKNNFPTSVASWSVVGLIIFMLASIQLYAKIRKKNENSLSNE